Within Conexibacter woesei DSM 14684, the genomic segment CAGCGTCAGCGACGGTCCGAGCAGGCTCGCCTTGACGTGCGCGGGCATGTCGTCGTCACCCTCCGCGGTGTGGGTCCAGTACGGCGCGCGCTCCGGGACCGCCTGGTCGAACCACGCCTCGAAGTCGCGCCGCACGCTGGGGTCGGCGTTCTCGTTGAGCGCGAGCGACGCGGACGTGTGGAGGATGTGGAGGTGGAGCAGGCCGGCGCTCAGCTCGCGCAGCTCCGGCAGCGCCGCGACGATCTCGCGCGTGATCAGGTGGAAACCGCGCGGATGGGGCTCGACGCGCAGCTGTCGCTGGATCCACATCGGCTGGACGCTAGCGCGTCGTCAGTCCAGGAGCCGAGCGATGCGCATGTCGACCCGCTCGCCGCGGAACGGGACGCCCTCCGCCTCCAGCAGCGCGCGCTGGCGCGCGCCCATCGCGAGCGAGCCGTCGGCCCGCACGATCCGGTGCCAGGGGACGTCGGCGTCGGTCCCCGCGAGCACGGTGCCGGCGAACCGCGGCGCACCGGGGGAGACGTCGCCGTAGGTGCGAACGAATCCCTCGGGGGTGGCGCGGACGCGCGCGAGCACGCGCGCGACGTTCTCAGACGACCTTCTCATGCCGCCAGAGTAGCGTCGCGACACTATCTCGACCAATACGGTCGGGAATAGTGCTATGGTGCTGCGGGATGGCAAATAGGGCAAAGTCGATCGCTTATCGGACGAATCGAGGGAGCAGGTCCGGGGACGCCTCGACGAGCAGCGATCGGCTTTGCCCGTCCTTCCCCCACAGGAGCGTGTGCCGATGAGCCTCGAAGAGATCCTCGCGCCCAGTGCGGCGCGACCCCGCCCGGCCGCGGCCGTGTCCGACCTCGCCGAGCGCCTCGGCTGGCTCGACGGCGCCGCGCTCGAGGATCGCACGCGCTGGTTCCGCGAGGGCGACAACGTCACCGCGCTCCACGCTCGCAGCGACGGCCGGCCGACGCGCCTCGTCGGCCTCACCTGGATCGACGGCTACCAGGGCGTCCTGTCGCTCCCCGGCACGGGGATCGCCGAACCGGCGCAGCTCGCGGGCCGCCGCCTCGGGTTGCCGCGGCGCGACGACGGGCAGCCGATCGACGTGCAGCGCGCCGAGGCCAGCCGTGGCTTCCACGCCGCCACCGCGCTCGCGTGCCTCTTCTCCGACGAGTTCGAGTACGCCGACGTCGCGGTCGAGCGCGCGCGCGGCGACGAGGAACCCTACGCGGCCGAGGCGGCGGCGCTGCTGCACGGCGAGGTCGACGCGATCTACGTCGCCGGCCGCGCCGGTCGCGCGCTCGCCGACAGGATCGGCGCCGTCGAGGTCGTCGACCTCGGCGCGCACCTCGACCCGGCGGTGCGCGTCAACGCGACGACGCCGGCGGCGCTGACCGTCGACGAGCGGACGCTCGCACGCGAGCCCGACCGCGTCGTCACGCTGCTCGCCGCGCTGCTGCGCGCCGGCGCCTGGGCCGAGACGCACGAGGACGCGGTTCGCGCCGCCTACGGCCGTCGCGGGATCGAGCAGCAGCTCCACATCGACCTCTCGACGCACAAGCTCGCCGCGCTCGGCGCGCAGAAGGACTTCCTGCTGACGCACGGCTTCCTCACCGCGGACGTCGACACGGCGGCATGGGCCGATCCCGGCCCGCTGGCGGCGGCGCGGGAGCGCGTCGCGAACGAGTCGCGCCGCTAGCGCTCGCCCGGCAGCTTCACCGGGTACATCCCGACGGGGCGGGAGAGGTCGAGCGCGGTCTCGACGATGCGGCGCTGCTCGGCGGCGTGGGCCGCCGGGTAGCCCTCGGCGGTCGAGGCGCGCTCGGGCCGGCCGATGTAGCCGAAGTTCAGGTCGCGCGGGAGGATCTGCATCAGGCGCGGCGACATGTGCGCGCGGGCGCCCATGTTGCGCGGCTCCTCCTGCAGCCACACGACCTCTCTGAGGTTCGGGTAGCGGTTCACCAGCTCCATCACCTGCGCCTGCGGGAACGGGTAGAGCAGCTCGATGCGGGCGATCGAGACGCCGTCGTTGTCGGCGCGCAGCTCGCTGTTGACGAGGTCGTAGTAGACCTTGCCGGTGCAGAGGATCAGGCGCGTGACCTTCTGCTCGTCGACGCGCGGCTCCGCCAGCACGGGGAAGAACTGCGTGTCGGACAGATGCTCGATGCGGTTCGTCGCCTGCGGCAGGCGCAGCAGCGACTTCGGCGTCATCACGATCAGCGGGCGCTGCTTGGCGATCTTCGCCTGGCGCCGCAGCAGGTGGAAGTACTGCGCCGGCGTCGACGGGTATGCGACGCGGATGTTGCCCTCCGCCGCGAGCTGGAGGAAGCGCTCCAGGCGTGCGGAGGAGTGCTCCGGGCCCGAGCCTTCGTAGGCGTGCGGGAGCAGCAGCGTCAGGCGGCTCGACTGGCCCCACTTCGCGAGGCCGGAGACGATGAACTGGTCGATGATGACCTGGGCGCTGTTGGCGAAGTCGCCGAACTGGCCCTCCCACAGCACGAGCGTCTCAGGACCCTCTTGCGAGTACCCGTACTCGAAGCCCATCGCCGCGATCTCCGACAGCGGCGAGTTGTGCAGCTCCATCGGCGCGAGCGCGTCGGGCAGGTTCTGGACGGGGCAGTACTCCTGGCCCGTCTTCGGGTCGTGCAGAACGAGGTGGCGCTGGGAAAAGGTCCCGCGCTCGGCGTCCTGGCCGGTGAGGCGGATCGGCGTGCCCTCGGTCAGCAGCGAGGCGAACGCCAGCTGCTCGGCCTGCGCCCACGTGATGCCGCCGTCGGCGCCGACGGCCTCGCGGCGCTGATCCAGCGAGCGCACCAGCTTCGGGTGGATCGTGAAGCCCTCCGGCACGCGCAGGAGGTCGTCGTTGAGTCTGCGCAGGCGGTCGGCGTCGACGGCCGTGGGGACCTCCGGGGAGGGCGTGCGGTCGAGCTTGTACTCGCCGGTGCCCTGCTCGACCGGGCTGGCGGCCGCGAGCCGCGCCTTCAGCTCCTGGTGCTGCTCGGTCAGCTTCTGCCAGACCTCGTTCGTGATCGCGTCGACGTCGTCCTGCGTCACGACCCCGGCATCGACGAGCTGCTTGCCGAACAGCTGCGGCATCGTCGGATGTCTTCTGATTCTCGTGTACATCTCCGGCTGCGTGTACGCCGGCTCGTCCGCCTCGTTGTGACCGAAGCGGCGGTACCCGATCAGGTCGATGACGACGTCGTGGCCGAACTCCTGCCGGTAGGCGTGCGCGAGGCGCACCGCCGCGACGCTGGCGGCGACGTCGTCGGCGTTGACGTGGATGATCGGGACGTCGAAGCCCTTCGCCATGTCCGACGCCCAGCGCGTCGAGCGCGCGTCGTCCGGGTCGGTGGTGAAGCCGACCTGGTTGTTCTGGATCAGGTGGATCGTGCCGCCGACCGTGTAGCCGTCGAGCGCCTGCAGGTTGAACGTCTCCGCCACGACGCCCTGGCCGGGGAAGGCGGCGTCGCCGTGGAGGACGATCGGGAAGGCGGCGTTGGTGTCCTGGTGGGCATGCGGGCCCTGGCGCGTCGTCTGCGCGGCGCGTGTGGCGCCGGTCGCGACGGGCGCGACGTACTCCAGGTGCGACGGGTTCGACTCGAGGCGGACGACGATCTCCTCGCCGCCGGCGACCTCGAACGAGCCGCGCGCGCCATGGTGGTACTTGACGTCGCCGGTGCCGCCGTCCGGGATCGAGGTGATCACGTCGAGCGTCGAGACGCCCTCGAACTCGGCGAAGATCGAGCCGTAGGAGCGGCGCAGGTTGTGCGCCAGCACGTTGAGGCGGCCGCGGTGGGCCATGCCGATGACGACCTCGCGGCCGCCGCGCGTCGCGGCGAGCCTGACCAGCTCGTCGATCATCGGGACCGTCATGTCGAGGCCCTCGATCGAGAACTGCTTCTGCCCGAGGTACGCCTTGTGCATGAAGCGCTCGAACGCGTCGACCTCGATCAGGCGGCGCAGCAGCGTCTTCTGCTCGTCGGCCGTGAGCGGCTTGCGGAACGCGCCGGTCTCGATCTTCTCGCGCAGCCAGACGCGCTGGCGGTGCGAGGAGATGTGCTCGATCTCGTACGCGATCGTGCCGCAGTAGGTCTCGCGCAGATGCGGGAGCGCGTCGGCGAAGGTCGCGCCCGGGACGCCCATCCGCATGATGCGGGCGGGGATCTGCGCCATCAGCTCCGGCGTCAGGCCGAGCGGCTCGGGATCGAGGCCGGAGTCGCCGACCGGCTCGGAGCCGAGCGGGTCCAGCCGCGCGGCGAGGTGGCCGTGCGTGCGGTGTGCCTTCAGCAGCGACACCGCCGCCTGGACGGCCTGCAGCAGCTCCTCGCTCGGCGGCGCGCCGACGGCGGCCGGTGCGGCGGCGGCAGGAGCGGCGAGCGCGGCCTGCGCCGCGGGCGCCGGCGGGGGCGGAAGCGCGGGCAGCTCGGCGCCGAGGTCCTTGAAGACGGTCTCGTAGAAGCCGTCCTCACCCTGGAGCAGCTGCTCGATCCGCTGCAGGAAGCGCCCAGACTCGGCGCCCTGGATGATCCGGTGGTCGTACGTCGAGGTCATCGACATGACCTTCTCGGCGCCGATCAGCTCGCCGATCGCGCCGAGCCCGACGGGGTAGGCGATCGAGCCGGTCGCGACGATCGTGCCCTGGCCGACCATCAGCCGCGGGACCGACGCGACGGTGCCGATGCCGCCGGGGTTCGTCAGCGTGACGTTGCCGCCGGTCAGGTCGTCGGCCGTCAGCGAGTTCGTGCGCGCCTTCTCGACGAGCGCGTTGTACGCGTCGAGGAAGCCCTTGAACGAGAGCGTGTCGGCGCCTCTGATGACCGGCACCATCAGCGTGCGGCTGCCGTCCTTCTTCTCGACGTCGACGGCGAGGCCGAGGTTGACGGCACCGTCGTCGACGCGGTGCGGCTTGCCGTCGATCTCGGCGAAGTGGTGGGCCATCACCGGCAGATCCTCGCCGGCCTTCGCGATCGCGTAGGCGATCAGGTGCGTGAACGAGACCTTGATGCCGGCGGCCTTCAGCTGCTTGCGGCGCGCGTCGAGCGTCGTCACCGTCAGCGTCCGGAACGAGGTCGCCGTCGGGATCGAGCGCGACTCGTCCATGTATCTGGCGAGCATCGCCGCGCCGCCCTTGATCAGCGTCGAGCCGGCGGGCTTGTCGGCGGTCGCGGCCTTGCCGTTGGTCGACGCGCCACCGTTCTTGGCGGCGGTCAGGACGTCGTCCTTGACGACGCGGCCGGCGCGGCCGGAGCCGGCGACGCGGTCGAGCTGGACGCCGAGCGCGGCAGCGACGCGGCGGGCGACCGGGGAGGCGTTGCCGCTGGTGTCGACCGCGGTGGAGGCGGGGGCGGCGGCGGATGCGGTCGCGCCGTCGGCGCTCGGCGCGGCGGCGGGAGCGGCGCCGCCTGTGGTTCCCGTCATGCGTGCGAGCACCTGGCCGACCGTGACGGTGTCACCGGCGGCGGCGAGGATCTCCGTGACGGTGCCGCTCGCGGGCGAGGGGACCTCGGCGTCGACCTTGTCGGTCGAGATCTCGACGATCGTCTCGTCCTCGGCGATCGTGCCGCCGGGCTCGACGTGCCATTCGAGGATCACGCCCTCGTTGACCGACTCGCCCATCTGCGGCATGACGATCTCGATCTCGGTCGCCTCCGTCGTGGTGGAGGCGGAGGGCCCGGGCTCGTCGGCCGGAGCGGCAGGAGCCGCCGGGGCGGCCGCGCCGTCGCTCGGCGCGATCTCGGCGATGACGGCGCCGACGGCGACGGTGTCACCCTCGGCGGCGAGGATTCTGATGACGGTGCCGGTGATCGGCGCGGGCACTTCGGCGTCGACCTTGTCCGTCGAGATCTCGACGAGCGTTTCGTCGGCCTCGATGGTGTCGCCCTCGGCCTTGTGCCATTCGAGGACGACGCCTTCGTTGACCGACTCTCCCATCTGGGGGAGGACGACTTGGACTGTGGTGTCCACCGACATCTCGTTGTCTGACAATAGCGATTCGTCGCGGGGAAGCACGTCCCGGTTATCGACGCGCCGCTAGGACGGTTGAGCGCCGCCCGCCGCAGCGCCTGCGCGCCGCCTCCGATGCTCCTCCCAGAGGAACCCGGCGGTGCCCGCGAACGGCCCCAGACCGCCGATCACGGCGACCACGACCGCGAGCCAGAACGGGATCGTGCGTCGCCGCGCGGCGACGATGCAGAGCAGCGACATGCCGATCCAGAGCAGGCCGTGCGCCCAGCCGAAGATCAGCGTGACGGTCTCGTTCTCGGGTCCGAGGAAGAAGACGAGCACGACGGCGTAGACGCCGGAGTGCACGAACGAC encodes:
- a CDS encoding secondary thiamine-phosphate synthase enzyme YjbQ; the protein is MWIQRQLRVEPHPRGFHLITREIVAALPELRELSAGLLHLHILHTSASLALNENADPSVRRDFEAWFDQAVPERAPYWTHTAEGDDDMPAHVKASLLGPSLTLPIAGGRLALGTWQGIYLCEHRDRGGARSLIATAHGEPG
- a CDS encoding MGMT family protein, whose product is MRRSSENVARVLARVRATPEGFVRTYGDVSPGAPRFAGTVLAGTDADVPWHRIVRADGSLAMGARQRALLEAEGVPFRGERVDMRIARLLD
- a CDS encoding substrate-binding domain-containing protein, which gives rise to MSLEEILAPSAARPRPAAAVSDLAERLGWLDGAALEDRTRWFREGDNVTALHARSDGRPTRLVGLTWIDGYQGVLSLPGTGIAEPAQLAGRRLGLPRRDDGQPIDVQRAEASRGFHAATALACLFSDEFEYADVAVERARGDEEPYAAEAAALLHGEVDAIYVAGRAGRALADRIGAVEVVDLGAHLDPAVRVNATTPAALTVDERTLAREPDRVVTLLAALLRAGAWAETHEDAVRAAYGRRGIEQQLHIDLSTHKLAALGAQKDFLLTHGFLTADVDTAAWADPGPLAAARERVANESRR
- a CDS encoding multifunctional oxoglutarate decarboxylase/oxoglutarate dehydrogenase thiamine pyrophosphate-binding subunit/dihydrolipoyllysine-residue succinyltransferase subunit, encoding MSVDTTVQVVLPQMGESVNEGVVLEWHKAEGDTIEADETLVEISTDKVDAEVPAPITGTVIRILAAEGDTVAVGAVIAEIAPSDGAAAPAAPAAPADEPGPSASTTTEATEIEIVMPQMGESVNEGVILEWHVEPGGTIAEDETIVEISTDKVDAEVPSPASGTVTEILAAAGDTVTVGQVLARMTGTTGGAAPAAAPSADGATASAAAPASTAVDTSGNASPVARRVAAALGVQLDRVAGSGRAGRVVKDDVLTAAKNGGASTNGKAATADKPAGSTLIKGGAAMLARYMDESRSIPTATSFRTLTVTTLDARRKQLKAAGIKVSFTHLIAYAIAKAGEDLPVMAHHFAEIDGKPHRVDDGAVNLGLAVDVEKKDGSRTLMVPVIRGADTLSFKGFLDAYNALVEKARTNSLTADDLTGGNVTLTNPGGIGTVASVPRLMVGQGTIVATGSIAYPVGLGAIGELIGAEKVMSMTSTYDHRIIQGAESGRFLQRIEQLLQGEDGFYETVFKDLGAELPALPPPPAPAAQAALAAPAAAAPAAVGAPPSEELLQAVQAAVSLLKAHRTHGHLAARLDPLGSEPVGDSGLDPEPLGLTPELMAQIPARIMRMGVPGATFADALPHLRETYCGTIAYEIEHISSHRQRVWLREKIETGAFRKPLTADEQKTLLRRLIEVDAFERFMHKAYLGQKQFSIEGLDMTVPMIDELVRLAATRGGREVVIGMAHRGRLNVLAHNLRRSYGSIFAEFEGVSTLDVITSIPDGGTGDVKYHHGARGSFEVAGGEEIVVRLESNPSHLEYVAPVATGATRAAQTTRQGPHAHQDTNAAFPIVLHGDAAFPGQGVVAETFNLQALDGYTVGGTIHLIQNNQVGFTTDPDDARSTRWASDMAKGFDVPIIHVNADDVAASVAAVRLAHAYRQEFGHDVVIDLIGYRRFGHNEADEPAYTQPEMYTRIRRHPTMPQLFGKQLVDAGVVTQDDVDAITNEVWQKLTEQHQELKARLAAASPVEQGTGEYKLDRTPSPEVPTAVDADRLRRLNDDLLRVPEGFTIHPKLVRSLDQRREAVGADGGITWAQAEQLAFASLLTEGTPIRLTGQDAERGTFSQRHLVLHDPKTGQEYCPVQNLPDALAPMELHNSPLSEIAAMGFEYGYSQEGPETLVLWEGQFGDFANSAQVIIDQFIVSGLAKWGQSSRLTLLLPHAYEGSGPEHSSARLERFLQLAAEGNIRVAYPSTPAQYFHLLRRQAKIAKQRPLIVMTPKSLLRLPQATNRIEHLSDTQFFPVLAEPRVDEQKVTRLILCTGKVYYDLVNSELRADNDGVSIARIELLYPFPQAQVMELVNRYPNLREVVWLQEEPRNMGARAHMSPRLMQILPRDLNFGYIGRPERASTAEGYPAAHAAEQRRIVETALDLSRPVGMYPVKLPGER